Within the Opitutaceae bacterium TAV5 genome, the region CGCGGTGAAGCCGTGGCGCTTGTCGTCGGCGAGGACAACAAGGTCGAACAGCGCGTCCTGCAAACCGACCGCACCATCGGCAACAAGTGGCTCGTCACATCCGGCCTCAAGGCCGGTGACCAGGTGATCGTCGAAAACCTCCAGCGCATCCGCGTCGGCACGCACGTGAAACCCGTCGCTCCCTCGTGGGCCAGGCCCGACAGCCCGAAGAGCTAGAAGGCAGCATCCCGTCACGCACCCACCCGACCACACGCCCACTGCCGAGTCCTGATTCCGCCTTCAGGTTTCCAGCCTTCAGCCTTTCCACCACATGGCCAAATTTTTCATCGACCGTCCCGTCTTCGCCTGGGTCATCGCCATCATCATGATGATGGCCGGCGCCCTCGCCATCAAGACGCTGCCCATCTCGCAGTATCCCAACGTCGCGCCGCCGACCATCGACGTGCAGGCCACCTATCCCGGCGCCTCCGCGCAGACCGTGCAGGATACCATCACGCAGGTCATCGAGCAGCAGATGAACGGCATCGACAACCTCCGCTACATGGAGTCCACCTCCAACGCCGACGGCTCCATGCAGCTCACGCTCACCTTCAACCAGGGCACGGATCCCGACATCGCCCAGGTGCAGGTGCAGAACAAGCTCCAGCTCGCCACCCCCCTGCTCCCGCAGGAAGTGCAGCAGCAGGGCATCACGGTCAAGAAGTCGACCCGCAACTTCCTCATCGTGGCCGGCTTCTACTCCGAAGACGGCTCCATGACCGAGGCCGACATCTCCGACTTCATCGCCTCCAGCGTCCAGGATCCCATCGGCCGCGTTCCCGGCGTCGGCGACACCCAGTTTTTCGGCGCCAAGTACGCCATGCGTATCTGGGTCAACCCCGACGCGCTCACCAACTACGGGCTCACGATCAACGACATCACCGACGCCATCACCGCCCAGAATGCCCAGGTGACCGCCGGCTCCCTCGGTGGCCTTCCCTCCCAGCCCGGCCAGCGTCTCAACGCCACGATCATCGCCCAGACCCGGCTCAACACGGTCGAGGAATTCGGGGCCATCCTCGTGCGCGTCAACACCGACGGTTCGCAAGTCCGCCTCCGCGACGTCGCCCGCATCGAACTCGGCGGCGAAAACTACAACACCCAGGCCCGGCTCAACGGCAAACCCGCGTCCGGCCTCGCCATCAAGCTCGCCTCCGGCGCCAACGCCCTCGACACCTCGAACCTCGTGCAGGCCGAGATCGAGAAACTCTCCCGCTTCTTCCCCCCCGGCCTCAAGGTCATCTACCCGATGGAGACCGCGCCGTTCGTGCTTCTTTCCATCGAGGAAGTCGTCAAGACGCTCATCGAGGCCATCGTGCTCGTGTTCATCGTGATGTTTCTCTTCCTGCAAAACATCCGGGCCACCCTCATCCCCACGCTCGCCGTGCCCGTCGTGCTGCTCGGCACCTTTGCCGTCATGGCCGCATGCGGATTCACCATCAACACGCTCACCATGTTCGGCATGGTGCTGGCCATCGGCCTGCTCGTGGACGACGCCATCGTTGTCGTCGAGAACGTCGAACGCGTCATGGCCGAGGAAGGGCTACCACCCAAGGAGGCCACGCGCAAATCCATGGACCAGATCACCGGCGCCCTCGTCGGCATCGCGCTCGTGCTCTCCGCCGTCTTCATCCCGATGGCTTTCTTCGGCGGCTCCACCGGCGTCATCTACCGGCAGTTCTCCATCACCATCGCCTCGGCGATGATGCTCTCCGTCCTCGTGGCGATCGTTTTCACGCCCGCCCTGTGCGCCACCATCCTGAAGCCGGTCGATCCCGGGCACCACGCGGCGAAGCGGGGCTTCTTCGGCTGGTTCAACCGCAGCTTCGAGCGCCTCACCCAGGGTTATTCCGCGGCGACCACCGCCTGTATCCGCCGCTGGGGCCGCTCGCTGCTCGTCTACGGCGGCATCGCCGTCGCCATGGCGGTGGTCTTCATGCGCATACCGACCGCCTTCCTCCCCGACGAGGACCAGGGCAAGGCCTACCTCCAGCTCAGCCTCCCTCCCGGCTCGACCCAGGAGCAGACGCGCGCCGTCCTGGAGGATCTCGAACATTACTTCCTCAACGACGAAAAAGACACCGTGGAGGCGCTCTTCACCGTGGCCGGTTTCAGCTTTGGCGGACGCGGCCAGAACGCAGGACTCGGTT harbors:
- a CDS encoding multidrug transporter, which produces MAKFFIDRPVFAWVIAIIMMMAGALAIKTLPISQYPNVAPPTIDVQATYPGASAQTVQDTITQVIEQQMNGIDNLRYMESTSNADGSMQLTLTFNQGTDPDIAQVQVQNKLQLATPLLPQEVQQQGITVKKSTRNFLIVAGFYSEDGSMTEADISDFIASSVQDPIGRVPGVGDTQFFGAKYAMRIWVNPDALTNYGLTINDITDAITAQNAQVTAGSLGGLPSQPGQRLNATIIAQTRLNTVEEFGAILVRVNTDGSQVRLRDVARIELGGENYNTQARLNGKPASGLAIKLASGANALDTSNLVQAEIEKLSRFFPPGLKVIYPMETAPFVLLSIEEVVKTLIEAIVLVFIVMFLFLQNIRATLIPTLAVPVVLLGTFAVMAACGFTINTLTMFGMVLAIGLLVDDAIVVVENVERVMAEEGLPPKEATRKSMDQITGALVGIALVLSAVFIPMAFFGGSTGVIYRQFSITIASAMMLSVLVAIVFTPALCATILKPVDPGHHAAKRGFFGWFNRSFERLTQGYSAATTACIRRWGRSLLVYGGIAVAMAVVFMRIPTAFLPDEDQGKAYLQLSLPPGSTQEQTRAVLEDLEHYFLNDEKDTVEALFTVAGFSFGGRGQNAGLGFIKLKDWSLRKDAEKKVNAVIDRAMARFQTVKGAQIFAFTPPAIPEMGTGNGFDFRIQDLAGLGHDALMAARRDLLQSALTEHTGEVSRVRPSGLDDTPQFKLSVDHEKASALGLRIGDINRTFSAAWGSTYVNDFIDRGRVKKVYLQADAPYRMNPEDIDRWYVRNNLDQMVPFPAFSGTSWIYGSPALERFNGFPSIKIEGNPAPGKSSGASMAAMEKIAEAFPGGMGYSWAGLSYEERLSGSQAPALYAISLIVVFLCLAALYESWTVPFAVMLVVPLGILGAVLAVTFRGLPNDVYFQVGLLTTVGLSSKNAILIVEFAKEGYDHGMGLVEATIHAARLRLRPILMTSLAFGFGVLPLALSNGAGSGSQNAIGTSVLGGVITGTALAVLLVPVFYVVVTRLFRSGPVKKS